Proteins from a genomic interval of Amycolatopsis sp. cg13:
- a CDS encoding NAD-dependent epimerase/dehydratase family protein, with translation MGFQAVLGYGPAGAATAALLAEQGERVRVIARSPRENEPGLEHVALDAADQAALIEATKGATAIYSCASPPYHRWATDWPPLLDSICAAAETNGALLVSLGNLYGYGPVDGPLTENLPLAATGTKGRIRALLSGHLHALHDEGRIRMVEVRASDFFGPGVTDGGHLAARVVPNVLRGRKVQVLGDPDAPHSWSYLPDVARTLVAAAREEKAWGKAWHVPTGPPRSARVMVALLCEAAGVPPVPVQRLSPMLLRAASLVSPLLRELGEVRYQFDRPFVLDSRAAQEFFDIEPTAEKDQFAATVAWWRDRLATVS, from the coding sequence ATGGGTTTTCAGGCGGTGCTCGGATACGGACCGGCAGGGGCGGCCACCGCGGCTTTGCTGGCTGAACAGGGCGAGCGAGTGCGGGTGATCGCCCGTTCGCCCCGAGAGAACGAACCGGGGCTGGAGCACGTCGCGCTCGATGCCGCCGACCAGGCCGCGCTCATCGAAGCGACCAAGGGCGCGACCGCGATCTACAGCTGCGCGAGCCCGCCTTATCACCGGTGGGCGACGGATTGGCCGCCGCTGCTGGACTCGATCTGCGCCGCGGCCGAAACGAACGGCGCGCTGCTGGTGTCGCTGGGGAATTTGTACGGCTATGGGCCGGTCGACGGTCCGCTCACTGAGAATCTGCCGCTCGCGGCCACCGGGACCAAGGGCCGGATCCGGGCTTTGCTGTCCGGACATTTGCACGCATTGCACGACGAGGGCCGCATCCGGATGGTCGAGGTGCGCGCCTCCGATTTCTTCGGCCCCGGAGTGACCGACGGCGGACATCTCGCCGCCCGCGTAGTGCCGAACGTGCTGCGAGGGCGAAAGGTGCAGGTACTCGGCGATCCGGACGCGCCGCACAGTTGGAGCTACCTTCCGGATGTCGCGCGCACGCTGGTCGCGGCCGCGCGGGAAGAAAAAGCGTGGGGCAAGGCGTGGCATGTGCCGACTGGTCCGCCGCGGTCCGCCCGGGTGATGGTGGCGCTGTTGTGCGAGGCGGCCGGAGTGCCTCCGGTGCCGGTGCAACGCCTTTCCCCGATGTTACTGCGGGCTGCCTCCCTCGTTTCGCCGCTGTTACGCGAGTTGGGGGAGGTCCGCTACCAGTTCGACCGCCCGTTTGTCCTGGATTCCCGTGCGGCACAGGAATTTTTCGATATCGAACCGACGGCGGAGAAAGATCAATTCGCCGCGACCGTGGCCTGGTGGCGTGATCGCTTGGCTACCGTGAGTTGA